The following coding sequences lie in one Spinacia oleracea cultivar Varoflay chromosome 1, BTI_SOV_V1, whole genome shotgun sequence genomic window:
- the LOC130464154 gene encoding LOW QUALITY PROTEIN: thylakoid lumenal protein TL20.3, chloroplastic-like (The sequence of the model RefSeq protein was modified relative to this genomic sequence to represent the inferred CDS: substituted 2 bases at 2 genomic stop codons) gives MRFRVENIRLILLVIVIEVDQQDSFEAEMRGEFGIGSAAQYGSADLTVHVNENFRRENLTSVDMRESDFSGIYAYITTSLHYXLMDFDKLMXLYQFPGADCSDTLMDRLVLNEANLTNAVLVRSVLTRSDLTGALIQGADFSDVVLDYSQKLVKLDFTATLITTQQPKKKRQEYAEHLLFVEDELGLNEHLATRVSENIE, from the exons ATGCGATTTCGTGTTGAAAACATCAG GCTGATATTACTCGTGATTGTAATTGAAGTTGATCAACAAGACTCT TTTGAAGCTGAAATGCGAGGCGAATTCGGGATTGGCTCTGCTGCTCAATATGGTTCTGCTGATTTAA CTGTTCATGTCAATGAAAATTTCAG AAGGGAAAATTTAACATCAGTAGATATGAGGGAATCAGATTTCTCTGGTATATATGCCTACATTACTacttcattacattattagttGATGGATTTTGATAAACTGATGTAACTCTACCAATTTCCAGGTGCTGATTGTAGTGATACCCTGATGGATCGTCTA GTCTTAAATGAAGCAAATCTTACTAATGCTGTTCTTGTAAGATCAGTCCTTACTCGAAGTGACCTTACTGGTGCTCTTATTCAAGGTGCTGATTTTAGTGATGTTGTTCTTGACTATTCTCAGAAACTGGTAAAACTTGATTTCACAGCTACATTAATTACCACTCAACAACCAAAGAAAAAAAGACAAG AATATGCAGAACACCTATTGTTTGTGGAAGATGAATTGGGATTAAATGAACATCTAGCTACACGTGTCAGTGAGAACATTGAGTAA